AATGTGCGGCACGCCCTGAGCGTCGCGCAGGACGTCCACTGGCGCGTGCAGGCCCGCTAACTCTAATGTGCCGCTTGTCTGAGGGAGCGCTCGCCGCAGGGTAAGATAGCCGAAGAGGAGTGCGCTGAACACCCCTACCACAAGCACGATGAGCAAACCGAGCAACACACGTTTCAGCCTTCCCATGCCAGACCGTCCCTGTTTTGCCCTTGTTCGGGTACGCTCTCTTCTCACAAACAACAGGCGACCCGCTACGCCTGAGCCGCCGTTGCCCCCCTTAGGCCTCCCGTTGCCTCCTCCCTGCAACGGGCGGTGGTTCTACTCTTGCTTCTTTGTCTTTGTCGGGTCCGTCTGTTGCTGGCCAGCACTGTTGGGCTGCCGTTGACGCTCACCCGCCTGCTCGCCCTCCCGCCGGGTAAAATCCCTGCGCGGGTCAGGGACAGGGGCTGCAGCTGGGGTCTGACCACTGTCGGCGCTTGTCTTCCCTATGGGCGGCGCCATGCCGGATTGTCCACCCACGGTGGCTGGAGCGTAGGTGGCCTCGGGGGGTGCCACCTGCCGCCGCGAAAAGTCGCGCGCCTCCGACTGCGGCGCAACGGCATTCTCCCCACCGCCTGCATACGGCGCATCTGCCCACCAGGGGACCGCGTAGTACCACTGCCAGGCGTAGAGGTCTGGGTCGTGGTAGAAGGCGGGTCCAAAGGCCGTCTGCTGGTAAGGATTCCCCCCGTGGCAACTGGAGCAGTCGTCGCGATAATCAACCCGGTAGGTGGTCATCCCCTCGCCGCCCACTTCAACAGGGCGATGCGCCAGCTTTGTGTAGCAGCCACTTCCGGCGACGGCAGACACCAGGGTAGCAAATGCAATTGCGCGCCAACGTGCTGACACTCTCATCCTCTCTTCCCGCCGCAGCGGGCTCATCACGCCTAAAAGTACTCCAGGTACATAATCTTCAGCTCGCGATTGGCGTACTTCATGTCCTCGCGATTGTCGAGGATGTTTTTGAACGCGAACTCGACATACAAGCGTTGGGCGAAAATCCAGCGCAGGCCCAAGTTGAGGTACCCCTTCCCGCTCCCGATGGCCAGGCTGTTGTTGTCATTCATGCCCATGTCATAGTCCGCCACCAGCGTCAGCTCTTCGTTGAGCTTAAGATCGACCCCCATGAACGCGTCGAAATCCTTGTCACCATCCTTGTTCTCGAGGCTATAACAGACACCAACGTGCCCACCGAGAACCAGGGGGAGGCCATAGTTCTTGCTGGCGACGGCGTAGAAGCCCCGGGACTTGACCGTATAGCGCTCCAAGTCTTCGTGATAGGGCCCGTAGCCTTGCGAGTCGTAGCCAATGACGATATCCGGCATCGCATAGCTCTCTTCGAAAATGCGATAGGCGAAATGGACGCCAGGGTTTGGGTTCCAGTTCACCTTGCCAGCACCTATGATATTGGTGCCGCCAAAGGTAGCGCCAAAATTGAAGCGATGGGTGAGACCTACGGAGACACTCCCCAGCAGACCACCTTCCGGGTACGCGCGTACGCCAACCATGAAACTCCCCCGGTCAAGGATCTGCGCCGTGGGTTGGTCGATGAGTATGGGGCTCAACAGGCGGTTAGAACCCACCCGAGGGATGGCAGGCTTCTGCTGCGCGTACGATGCCCCGAAGCTCCCCACCAACACCACCCCACTCACGAGCACCGCTAACTTTCGCATGGCTCAGGACCCTCCTCCTATACCCACTTGCCGCGCCAGGATCCCGTCGACTCCTGGTGGAAGTCGCCATTAACCGGTGTAAATGTACCAAATACCTTCCGAAAAGTCAAGGGAAAAGCTGCGCCATGCGGCCAGCCCACCCTGGGAAGGCAGAGCGCGTCCCAGCTCAGAGCGCCTCGAGCGGCGGCAGGCCCTCCAGCGCCAGCGGCGCCAGGTCGGAGGCGGCGCAGTTTTCCGCCACCTGCTCCGGCGTCTTGGCCCCGGGTATGGCCACGTGACATGCCGGATGAGAAAGGCAGAAAGCCAAGCTCACCTGTGCCGGCGTGTACTCCACGTAGCGCTCAAATAGGAACCGGCATCTGTCCAAACGCCGGAAATACTCCTCAAGCCTCTCGGGCGAAAGGTTCATGCGTCTGTGGTCGTCAGGACCAAACCGGGTCTGGCGGGTGAACTTGCCGGTGAGAAAGCCAAATAGCAGGGGTATGCGGACGATCACCCCAAGACCGTAGCGCGCCGCTTTGGGCAGCAGTACTCTCTCCGCTTCCCGCTCAAGGAGGTTGTAACGCACCTGGATGCAATCCAGAACGTCGTGGTGCTCGTCCAGCAGAAAGGCCTGCTCGGTCTCTTTGAACGACTGCACACTGAACCCGGCGTAGCGGATCTTGCCTTCACGCTTCAGCTGTTCGAGGGCCAGCCACGGCTCATCACGGGTCAGCTTGTCAAGGTCGGGGCTGTGGAGCTGCAGGATGTCGATGGCCTCCAATCGCAAACGGCGCAGCGACTGCTCGGCAGCCCAGACCAGGTAGTCCCGCGAGTAGGTCTGGCGAATCGGGCCATAGCCCTGATCGTCCGCGGCGGTGGCGTGGTAGAAATCGTTGCCGACCTTTGTGGCCACCACTACCTCGCCTTTTCCCCTTTCGGCCAGCACGTCGGCGATCAATTCCTCCGAGTGGCCAAAGCCGTAGACGTCGGCAGTGTCGATGAGCGTGACGCCGCGCTCGATCGCCTCATGCAGGGCGCGCTTGGAGACCTGGTCGTCTGTTGGCCCCCAGTTTGTGCCCCCAATTGCCCACGCGCCGAAGCCTATGGTCGAGACCACAGGACCCCGCGCGCCAAGACGCACGTACTTCATCTGCTGACCTCCAGCCTGTTCTCGGGGCGAGGCCATTGTCCCCACGCACCGTCCTCATTGCCGCTCGCTTTGCCATGCTCCCCCTCTTGGCTCTCGCCGCTTCCCCTTTCCTCAGACGGGCTCGTCTGGCTTCGCCTGCTGGTGGCGTTGGACGGCGCGCACATATCGTTCCACATCGAACTTGCGCCGCAAGCCCGCCTCAGTCATGGAGCGCACGTTGCCAAAGACTGGCCGTTCGCCCCAGGGACGGTCGTGCTTGCCGAAGCACCAGGCGACCCCGGCAAAGCCATTGGGGTCACGACCGTCTATTTCGTATTTGTTGTTCAGGTGAAGACAACGAGAGAACGCTTCAGCCGGCGTAGGGCTCCATTCCAGAATCTTTTTCCCCCAGTACATGCGCATGTAGCCGTGCATCTTGCCGGTAAGCACCATCTCCTGCTGGGCGGCATTCCAGCAGGGATCGTGCGTCTGTGCCTGCTCCAGCTCCGCCAAGGAGTACGAATAGGGCCTGGCGTCCGCAAGGTGCTTTTGCAGCGTCTTCTGGGCCCAGGCAGGCAGCCCGGCGAAGGAGTCATAGTGAGGATTGAAATAGACAAAGTTCATGCTCAGCTCACGCCGCACGATGAGCTCCTCCAGGTAGGCGGGTACGCCCGGGCTCCCCGTGGCCTGCACCTGCAAGGCAATGTAGAGTGGCGAAATCTGCCCAAAGTGCAGGTACGGGCTCATGTGGGAAAGGTAGTCCACGCTGGGGTCGTTGCGGAGCTCGGCAAAGCGATCCAGCTTCTGCGCGATGAACGCCCGCAGGCGACGTTTCGCCTCTCCGGTGCCGCCCCGGAACAGAGGACTCGGTGGGACCGAGCGATCCACGGCCAACAATGTCCACAGGGCCCCTATATCGGCCAGCGACAGACCTTCCAAATCGATGCCTGAGGACGGAACACGCGGCTCGCGCGCAGCCAGAGGCTTGAGGAAGTACTCCAGGTGTTGGGCGAGCTTGCGCCGCAAGGTCGCCGCCGAGTACTCCTCCTTATCAGAAGCCACCTCAATCGGCACGACCACGTCCGTTTCCACCTGCCCGAGCAGACACGGCAGGCGCGCCGCCGCCAGCTGTCGCCACTGACGCTGGAGGCGGAGGTAACCGCAGTCGACCACCACCAGCGCCGCCTCATTTGCAACCCGCACCACCTCTTTTTCCGGGGGACCGTGCCGCACGAGGAAGGAAATGCCTCTCTCGCGAAGCGCGCTCTCCACCTCGGCAAGGCCTTGGAGCATGAAGGCGTAGTGGCGCGCGTTTGCCTCGGGGAAAGACCCCGTAAGCCCGAAGAAGGTCACTATCGGCAGGCCGAGCTCATTGGCGCGTTGTATGGCGTACTCGAGGGCGTGGTTGTATTCGGCCCGCTGGCTAGCCTGCATCCAGTAGAGGACGTATTTGCCCTTCCTCACCGGCTTGCCATTCAGTGCCCTGATGCGCTCCGGGTGAATCACCGCCCTTACCTCACACTCCAACGCATGCCAACCAGAAAGGCGTGGGTGAAATTGCGCAGCTCGATGATCGGGAAATCAACTCCCCGGAACTCCGGAATGTACACAGGGTCGGTGTCCAGCGTCAGGTCCACAAGGCCCATGCTGTAGCGGTACTTGGCCAGCAACGAGAGCCTTCCCAAGTTCACCTCCCAACCGAAGCCCGAGACGAAACCCACGTCGCCCTGTTCCACTGCATTCAGTTTGCGGCTTGCCGAGCCTTTCGCTGCATTGTAGAATTTGTACTTCTTGCCAAGAGCGAGGCCCACATAGCCCCCGCCGTAGGTGTAAAAACGCACGGCTCCAAGTGTCAGCCAGTAGGTGCGGACGGTAGCGGGCAACTCAATGTAGCGAAAGTCGTAGGTGAGCAGCATGTCGCCAAAAGGGAAGGAGCGCGTGCGCACGGTGTGCTGCGCGCCCTTTTCGGCGTAGGTCAGCCCGAGCTCTGCCGTCGCGAATCGCGCCAAGCGTGCGGTGCCGCTGAGCGAGAGACAGAGTCCGGAACGCCAATCCACGATCACTTCGGTGCCGGGCGGTTTTTCTCGCGGGCTCCAGTGGCTGGCCCACACCGGGCCTACGCTCAACTCGCGTGCGTAACGGCCCCCGGCGTGCCCAGCGGAGGTGGCGAGCACCACAAGAGCGACCACGGTGCCGGTAACCTGGCACCATCGGCCGGCAAGAGTCCCCAGCATCGGAGTCTTCAAATGTAGAGCCCTCCTGTCGTTTCAAACCAATGTGCGATCTGCTCAACTGCCCTGTTCACACCGTCATGGCTCACCTCCACTTCCATGCTGGGCAGGTGCGACCGCCGCGTGAACTCGCGGAAAAGCGCCTGTTCCGCAGCGAAAAGGCCAAGATCGTCGTACTGCGCGGGGTTGCCTGACACTGCCAACCGCTTCTCCCGGGCTGCGCCAAACGAGTCCGGCGCTCGGGTGCACAGCACCAGACGAAAGCCCAGAGGCAGCAACCGCTCCTCAAGCCAGCCAACGTCGAGTTGCCTTCCCAGCACCCGCCACTGATAGACCTGTGCGGAGATGTGGAATCGGTCCACGATGCACGAGTAGAAACGCAGAAGCTCGAAGAGGCGGGCCCAGGTGCGGTAGGTCTCCGTGGCAAGGGCCTCCTCAGCCGGCGCAAAGTTGATGAGCCCTCTGCCCCAGGGGTAGTTGCTGAAGGCACACCACTCAGCGGAGATGAGTGGCGAGTGGTAGCGGTACCTGCGCGGGCCGACGATGCGGGGATGTTCGTTGAGGGGAAAGGCAATCTCCGTCTTGAAGGTAAGCCACGTATCTTCGAGGATGACCTTGGAGCACGGCTTGCGAGATGCGCCTTGCTGGGGCTGGCGCGGCTCAGCAGAGCACATGGCTGCCTCCCGCGGAGAAACATGCCCACCACGCGCCAGCGCTGGGTCCCAAAATGCCACGATGGCCAACGAACATCCTCAAAGCTCACGCCCTTTGCCGGAGTCAGAAATCTCCACCAGCGCCTCAGGATAAGGGTCGAAAAACAGTTGCGCTTCCAGATATGGCTGCCCAAAGCGCGCGATCCAGGACTTCACCACCGCCACCGGGACGCTGAGCGGAACCCGCCCCTCCCGAAACTTGAGCAGCGTCTCGAGAAAGAAGGCTTTCTCTTTGGCCCCAAGCTGCGGCGAAAAGTAGCCCAGGGCGTGCATGAGCACATTGATCACTGCTGAAGAGCGCGCAGGACGGGCAAATGCGGCGTGTAGGTGTCGCTCATACTCATCGAGCAGTTGGGCTACCGGCTTCAGTTCCGGGTTGGCCACAATTCTGCCCATCTCCTTGAGGTGCTTCTGGCTGTAACCCATGAGCAAGAGCTTGTGCCGGCTGTGAAACTCCACCAACGCGCCCATTGTGCCGCTCGCCTTGACCTGGTCAAAACGAGCCGTGACGAATAGGTGCGTGAGAAAATGCTCGCGAAGGCGGAAGTTGCTCAAACGGCCCTCATCCTCAATCGGGAGGTGGCCAAACTGCTCAAGCACCGCGGCCCCGAAGAAACCACTCCTCTTCGCGACCGGGATGGGGTCTTCGGCCGCGGCGAAGATTTTGACGTCCTTGATGCCACAGGATGGCGAGCGGCCTTTCAGAATGAAACCGTGCGCGTCGAGGTGCGAGGCAAGAAAGGCCGCAGCAAAGGCAACCATCTTCTCGGTCACGTCCGCACCGGTAGCCGGCTGCAGCAGGCGACGCCCCTTCCTGCTTTGCACCACGCGTATCGGCTCGCGGGGCACTCCGAGGCCGATCTCCACCTCCGGGCAGACCGGCACAAAGCGCACAAAAGGCGCCAGTTTGGCCACCACCTCGCTGGTGATGGTCACGCCATTGTAGCGACAGGCCTCGAAGCCGAGGCACTTGCTGACCACCACAACTGGCTTTACCTCCGTGCTCATTGCTCGGCGCGGCAGGTCATCACCTATTCAGCCACACGATGGAGGCGTTCAGCATGGTGGCAAAGCTCACCCAAAGCAGGTACGGGACGAGGAGCGCTCCGGCAGCCGGTTGCGTCCGCCAAAACAGGACGAGCGTGGCGACAATAGCCCCCCAAAGGAGAGCAATGTCGACCAACGCGAGGGCTGGCAAGCGCAGGCCGAAAAAGAACAGTGACCACAGCACATTGAGGACGAGCTGCACGCTGAACACTGTCAGGGCAGCGTTGACGCCAGAGCTCCTCTGCCACACCAGCGCCACTGCGACACCCATGAGAATGTACAGCACCGTCCACACCGGACCGAACAGCCAGCCCGGAGGCGTGAAGGGCGGCTTGTTGAGGGTGGGATACCAGGTGCGGACCCCACTGCTGGTGAATACGCTTCCTAACACCACCGCCAGGAGGCAGACCCCGATTCCCACGACCAACTTCAAGACCAATGCCTTCGACAGGCCCATTCGTCACCTCGCTTTCTCCCCAGCAGTTCTCGGGAATGCTCCGTCAGTCGACGGGCTAACCCTAAAGACAGGCCGCGCTCGCCATGCCACATCCCACGCGAATGCCCCTTTGCCGGGCGAATTGCGCAACGCACAGAGGCGTGGCCCAATATAGCACCGCCACGAGAAAGATGCAAGTGGTTTTCTACCTCAACTTGCAGAACCCTGGGGCAAGGAAAAGGAGGCCCAGTGCAGCCTTGCCCAACGAGGCGTTCAGGGCAGGACAACTAAGGTGATGTCAAAGGTCATCTGGCCGGTGGCGGGTACCGTGGCATTGGGCGCCGCTGGGATGGTGCCCTGCGTGCCGTAGAAGCCGACGTAGTCGCCGCTCTTCGGCGGCGTCAGCGGGGTACTGACCACCCAAACAACGGCATAGACAAAGAATGTCCCTGCTGGCACATCTTTCATCTCGTAGGAGACTTTGGTGCCTGGACCGCAGGTACCGGTTGCCACCTTCACGAAGCCGTTGGCGTTGCTGGTATCGCTATCCACGACCACCGCGAAGGATTTGCCATTAGCCTCTGCCGGCAAGGAGAGCGTGCCCACCACATTGGGGCTGCTCTGCTGCTCTTCCTTCGGGGAGGTGGAATTCTTGCCACAAGAAGCCAACACCAGCATTGCACAGAGCGTACAGACCGTCAGCGCCAAGAGATGTGTCCTTTGCATATCCATCCTTGCTGCAGTTCTTTTCTGTTCGCACATCTTAGGCCCGCACCGACGACGCCATCAACGATCGTCGGGCAAGCAGCCCCAACTTCTGCACGATCGCCTCCACCTCGGCTTCGGTGTTCCCCACCGAGAATGAGAAGCGCAACATGGCCGGAGTCTTGATCTGATCGGCATAGGCGGCCGGGGAATGCCCGATCAGGGCACAGTGGATCCCCTCTGCCAGGAGGTCGTCGTGCAGCCGTTCCAGCGTTTGGCGGCCAGCACCGGCGCCTGGGAGAACCAGGGAGACAATCGCCGTGCGCCCGTCACATTGGGAGTCCGGGTAGACGCGGAGGAAGTCTCCGAGCTCGTGCACACACCGTGAGCGAAACTGCTCTGCCAAGGCAAAGGCATACGCTTGGGCACGCGAAAGTGCCTCTTTGTCCATGAACGGCTCGAGGCTGTCGCCCAGGGCCGCCAGAGAGGTGGCCACCGCCCCGCTGCGCGAGCCCTTGTCGTGGTTGAGGCGCGGGTGAACGGCAAAGGGGGAAGAGGCGTCGCGCGCGATGATTGCCAGGTGCGCCGCCGAGCGCACATAGAGGAAGCCGGTCTGGTCGGGGCCGACAAGCCACTTGTGCGCGTCCCCAGCGTAAAAGTCGCACCCCAGCGCGGCAACGCCCACCGCAATGTGCCCCACGGCCTGGGCGCCGTCGACAAGGACGAACACCTCGGGCTGGGCCGCCTTCAGTTGGCGACAAATCTCGGCGACGGGTAGCGCCACGCCTGTGTTGTAACACACATGGCTGACCAGCACCAATTTGGTATCCGGGCGAAGTCGGGTCAGCAGTTCATCGACAATCTCCTGGGCCTTGGTCTTGGCGGCAACGGGCGCCACGTCTGCATGATAGCGGGGCGGCGCGATCTTGCTGTAGATCCCGTAAAACTCGCAGTCGGTCACCAGAATGCGCGAACCCCATGGGATGATCTGGTGAGCAAAGAGCACTTCTTTCAGGGCGGCCTCTGAGCCCGTGGAAAAGAGAAGATGCGCAGGGTCGGGGCAGCCCACGAACTCCGCGAGCCGGGCGCGGGAGTTGTTGACCGCCAGGCGCAGCGCGCGCATGCTGGCTTTGGGGTCATCCTCGTAGAGGTGCTGCCACTTGCGATAGCGGTTCTCGATGCCCAGCACGTCCGTCCGGATCCGTTCTGCTCCTGCCCAGTTGGCATAGATCTTGGAACGGTCGGAAAGCCAGCTGATGTTTGCCAGTTGCGGAGGCGGTTTGAGCATTGCGGCGGTCTCAGTTCCTCATCACCCGGGTGATCTCGCGCACGATCCGCTCGCTGGTGGTGGGCTTGGTCACGATGCCGTCGGCCAGGCCCTGTGCCAATGCTGCGCGGATGGCCTCGTCATCCTGGCGAAAGATGGTGAGCAGCAGCACCTTCATGCGTCCCTGTTTGCGCAGTGGATGCTCGCGCAGGTGCGCGGCGATGGAGAGCCCCTCGTGGATGTTCATCTCGCTCATGACGTCCAACAAGAGCACGTCGGGCTGCTGCGCCTCTACGTTCCGCAGCGCCTCTTGTCGGTCCAGCGGACAGGAGGCCACCTCGAAGCCTGCCTCGCGCAGGTCCGCGCAGATGCCCTGACGCAGGAATTCCACGTCCTCAGCGTACAGTACCTTAGTCATTGCTCGATGCTCCTCCCAGCGCGTAGGAAGGGAAGACCACCGTGAAGGTGGTTCCTTTCCCGGGCGCGCTCTCCACGTTCATGTGGCCGCCGTGGGCATGCACGATGTGCTGCGCCAACGACAAGCCCAGGCCGGCGCCGGCCGGGTGCACCTTGGTGAAGCGCTTGCCACGATATCCCTGCTCGAAAATCCTCGGCAGTTCCTCGGGCCTGATGCCACAGCCGTTGTCGGCGCAGGTCACCACGATGCCGCCATTGGCCTGCGTCGCGCTTAGACGGATGCGGCCGGCGCCGTCTTCCACCGCATAGATGGCGTTCTCCAACAAGGTGCTGAACAGAAAATCCAGATCGTCCGGACGCCCCCACAACGAGGCGCCTCCGGTGCGCACCCGTACGTCCACGGCGATCCTCTTGTGGTCGATAAGCGGCTTCTTGGCCTGCACAACGTTCCGCAACAACTTGCGCAGATCCACCTCGCGCTTTTCGGTGAGAGCCAGCCACTGCGTGTCGCTCAGTGCCAGGCCCCGCATGGACTGCAGTGTGTACTCCTCCACCTGCCTGATGGCCGAGATAATCTGCCGATAGGATTTTTCCCGATCGCGGTTCGCCCGCAGGTTCTCGGCGGCGGTGACGATGACCTGGTACGGCATCAGCGTCTTGTGCAGGCCGATTTTCTTCTCCTCGGCGATTTTGCGCAAGGCATACCGCAGAAAGAGGTTCTGCAGCTTGATGATGTTCTTGAGAATGAGAAAGCTGCTCAACTCGTCCGCCGAGAAGCGCAACCAATCCTGTTCTGCGAGCCTGGTGTATTTCCGCACCAGCAGGTCAAAGCTCAAGCTGATTTCGCCCATCAGGATGTCGGCAATCACCCGCGCCAAAAACTCCGTGGAGGCGATCAGACCCTTGATGTTCTCTTCGGTGAAGATCGGGACGTTCTTGCGGATGTCCTCGTCAATCTCCTCTCGCGGCAGACCGTATTGCTCGACAACCTCGAAAAAGCGATCCGACAACCTGGGACGGTCGACGGTGAGGAATTCGCCAATGGAGATGAGTCCCACCACGCGCTCGTAGACCACGATTGGCACCATGAAGCAGGTAAACCCAGACCAGCAGACGTAGCGCTGCGGTTTGGAGGTCTCGATGACCTTGCGCGCGTACTTCAGGTCGTCCACGTCGCAGAAGCGGTGGCGGATCTCCGCATTGTTGAAAAGGTAGTACTTGCAGATGCGGTGGCAAAAATGCCGCTCCGTGATCTGATGCGCCTCGTTGTCCCATACTGCCGTGGAACAGCGCGTGGTAGCGGTGTCCTCTTCGCAGATGTCGTTGAGCTTGTCGATCATGTCGCGCTCCTTGAGGCGCGCGGTGAAAATGTCCTCAGGCATCGATATCCACCCCCTGCAGGTACTTGTTGAAGATCATCCTGCTGATGCCCAAGGCTGCGGCTGCCTTGGACTTGTTGCCGGCGAAGAGTTCCAGCGCGGCTCTGCAATAGGCCTGCCGCACCTCGGCCACCACCTCGCGCAACGGCCGCGTTTCGCCACGAAAATCAAGCGCGCCCAGCCCTTTGCCCCGCACCGGCTCCAAGCGCAGGTCCTTCTCATCGATCACCGTGCTGGAGGCGAGGGTGATGGTGCGCTCCAACAGGTTCTCCAACTCGCGCACGTTGCCCACCCAGGGGTAGCTCTGCAGGCGGGCAATCGCCTTCGGGGTGAAACTGTAGCGGATTCCGAGGCGCGCGCTGAAACGATTGAGGATGTGCTCCAAGAGGTCCGGGATGTCCTCTGGCCTCTCCCGTAGCGGTGGAATGTAGATGGGAATCACATTCAGCCGATAGAACAGGTCCCGCCGGAACTGCCCCTTCTCGATGAGCTCTTCCAGGCTCTGGTTGGTGGCGCTGATCACGCGGATATCGGCCTTGACCTTCTCATTGCCGCCGACGCGCGTGAATTCCCCTTCCTGCAGTACGCGCAGCATCTTCACCTGCATGGCCAACGAGGTGTCGCCGATTTCGTCAAGGAAGAGCGTGCCCCCATTGGCCAGCTCGAACTTGCCGATCTTCTGGCTGATGGCCCCGGTGAAGGAACCCTTCTCGTGGCCGAAGAGCTCGCTCTCCAAGAGGGTCTCTGGCAGCGCGGCACAGTTGACATCCACAAAGACCTTGCCCCGGCGGCGACTGCGCTCGTGGATGAGCCAGGCAATGAGCTCCTTGCCGGTGCCCGACTCGCCTCGGATCAACACGTTGGCCTCCGACTGCGCCACTTTCTCCACCATGTCGCGCACTGCGGCCATGGCTGCCGAACGTCCCCAGACAATCTCCCGCTCCACTTTGGTGCGGGAAAAGAGCTCCTCCACGAGATTGGCTAAACTCTCGATGAGATCGAGCTCAAAAGTGTTGAGGATGCGGTCGTCGGCGCAGCCAAAGAAAAGCACGCCGTAGTCGCCTCCCCCCTCGGCTCTCTGCAGCCGCACGGCCAATCCTGAGCCGAGTCCTGGGTGCTCTGCGAGATTCTTGTAGGGAGTTGCGTGGATGGCGTTGAGACGGACAAAGCGCTCGTCCGGGTGGGCAGCCAACTCGGACGTGACCAGCGCCACCAGCTCGCGGCCCACCTCGGTGGAGCCGGGGGCCCGGAACCCGCGCGGCCGAGGACTCCCGTCGGCGCACTCCAAAGCGGAGCCGCGCCGTTCCAGAAAGAGGATGAACTTGTACCGCGTGATGGAGGCCAGCACGTCGAATCCCTGCTCCAGCATCTCGCGCGGGTCCTGCGTCTTGGACAGCGCATCGATGAACTGCTGCAGGTAGCCGGAGTATTTGTAGTCAAAGTCGTAGCGCTGCTGGGTCATTGGTCCATCTCTAAGGAGCCGGCCACATCCCTCTTGCCCGCCGCAACATGGGGCCAGAAAGCAGAAGGCGCGAGCATGGGCCCGCGTCTTGCCAGACGCTCACGGATGGTGCTTTGCCGCGGCGCCGACCCGTGCCGCGGAAGCA
This portion of the candidate division KSB1 bacterium genome encodes:
- a CDS encoding deoxyribodipyrimidine photo-lyase, with product MIHPERIRALNGKPVRKGKYVLYWMQASQRAEYNHALEYAIQRANELGLPIVTFFGLTGSFPEANARHYAFMLQGLAEVESALRERGISFLVRHGPPEKEVVRVANEAALVVVDCGYLRLQRQWRQLAAARLPCLLGQVETDVVVPIEVASDKEEYSAATLRRKLAQHLEYFLKPLAAREPRVPSSGIDLEGLSLADIGALWTLLAVDRSVPPSPLFRGGTGEAKRRLRAFIAQKLDRFAELRNDPSVDYLSHMSPYLHFGQISPLYIALQVQATGSPGVPAYLEELIVRRELSMNFVYFNPHYDSFAGLPAWAQKTLQKHLADARPYSYSLAELEQAQTHDPCWNAAQQEMVLTGKMHGYMRMYWGKKILEWSPTPAEAFSRCLHLNNKYEIDGRDPNGFAGVAWCFGKHDRPWGERPVFGNVRSMTEAGLRRKFDVERYVRAVQRHQQAKPDEPV
- a CDS encoding PorT family protein; its protein translation is MKTPMLGTLAGRWCQVTGTVVALVVLATSAGHAGGRYARELSVGPVWASHWSPREKPPGTEVIVDWRSGLCLSLSGTARLARFATAELGLTYAEKGAQHTVRTRSFPFGDMLLTYDFRYIELPATVRTYWLTLGAVRFYTYGGGYVGLALGKKYKFYNAAKGSASRKLNAVEQGDVGFVSGFGWEVNLGRLSLLAKYRYSMGLVDLTLDTDPVYIPEFRGVDFPIIELRNFTHAFLVGMRWSVR
- a CDS encoding DUF523 and DUF1722 domain-containing protein, translating into MSTEVKPVVVVSKCLGFEACRYNGVTITSEVVAKLAPFVRFVPVCPEVEIGLGVPREPIRVVQSRKGRRLLQPATGADVTEKMVAFAAAFLASHLDAHGFILKGRSPSCGIKDVKIFAAAEDPIPVAKRSGFFGAAVLEQFGHLPIEDEGRLSNFRLREHFLTHLFVTARFDQVKASGTMGALVEFHSRHKLLLMGYSQKHLKEMGRIVANPELKPVAQLLDEYERHLHAAFARPARSSAVINVLMHALGYFSPQLGAKEKAFFLETLLKFREGRVPLSVPVAVVKSWIARFGQPYLEAQLFFDPYPEALVEISDSGKGREL
- a CDS encoding response regulator; the protein is MTKVLYAEDVEFLRQGICADLREAGFEVASCPLDRQEALRNVEAQQPDVLLLDVMSEMNIHEGLSIAAHLREHPLRKQGRMKVLLLTIFRQDDEAIRAALAQGLADGIVTKPTTSERIVREITRVMRN
- a CDS encoding tryptophan-rich sensory protein, which codes for MGLSKALVLKLVVGIGVCLLAVVLGSVFTSSGVRTWYPTLNKPPFTPPGWLFGPVWTVLYILMGVAVALVWQRSSGVNAALTVFSVQLVLNVLWSLFFFGLRLPALALVDIALLWGAIVATLVLFWRTQPAAGALLVPYLLWVSFATMLNASIVWLNR
- a CDS encoding ATP-binding protein, coding for MPEDIFTARLKERDMIDKLNDICEEDTATTRCSTAVWDNEAHQITERHFCHRICKYYLFNNAEIRHRFCDVDDLKYARKVIETSKPQRYVCWSGFTCFMVPIVVYERVVGLISIGEFLTVDRPRLSDRFFEVVEQYGLPREEIDEDIRKNVPIFTEENIKGLIASTEFLARVIADILMGEISLSFDLLVRKYTRLAEQDWLRFSADELSSFLILKNIIKLQNLFLRYALRKIAEEKKIGLHKTLMPYQVIVTAAENLRANRDREKSYRQIISAIRQVEEYTLQSMRGLALSDTQWLALTEKREVDLRKLLRNVVQAKKPLIDHKRIAVDVRVRTGGASLWGRPDDLDFLFSTLLENAIYAVEDGAGRIRLSATQANGGIVVTCADNGCGIRPEELPRIFEQGYRGKRFTKVHPAGAGLGLSLAQHIVHAHGGHMNVESAPGKGTTFTVVFPSYALGGASSND
- a CDS encoding aminotransferase class V-fold PLP-dependent enzyme, whose protein sequence is MLKPPPQLANISWLSDRSKIYANWAGAERIRTDVLGIENRYRKWQHLYEDDPKASMRALRLAVNNSRARLAEFVGCPDPAHLLFSTGSEAALKEVLFAHQIIPWGSRILVTDCEFYGIYSKIAPPRYHADVAPVAAKTKAQEIVDELLTRLRPDTKLVLVSHVCYNTGVALPVAEICRQLKAAQPEVFVLVDGAQAVGHIAVGVAALGCDFYAGDAHKWLVGPDQTGFLYVRSAAHLAIIARDASSPFAVHPRLNHDKGSRSGAVATSLAALGDSLEPFMDKEALSRAQAYAFALAEQFRSRCVHELGDFLRVYPDSQCDGRTAIVSLVLPGAGAGRQTLERLHDDLLAEGIHCALIGHSPAAYADQIKTPAMLRFSFSVGNTEAEVEAIVQKLGLLARRSLMASSVRA
- a CDS encoding aldo/keto reductase; translated protein: MKYVRLGARGPVVSTIGFGAWAIGGTNWGPTDDQVSKRALHEAIERGVTLIDTADVYGFGHSEELIADVLAERGKGEVVVATKVGNDFYHATAADDQGYGPIRQTYSRDYLVWAAEQSLRRLRLEAIDILQLHSPDLDKLTRDEPWLALEQLKREGKIRYAGFSVQSFKETEQAFLLDEHHDVLDCIQVRYNLLEREAERVLLPKAARYGLGVIVRIPLLFGFLTGKFTRQTRFGPDDHRRMNLSPERLEEYFRRLDRCRFLFERYVEYTPAQVSLAFCLSHPACHVAIPGAKTPEQVAENCAASDLAPLALEGLPPLEAL